From Vigna unguiculata cultivar IT97K-499-35 chromosome 5, ASM411807v1, whole genome shotgun sequence, the proteins below share one genomic window:
- the LOC114184529 gene encoding uncharacterized protein LOC114184529, whose amino-acid sequence MERDYGVLGVCNGLVCIQQVRGCFGKERELIEYGFHIHNPAIQVISEDNPPHVRLHWGANYKCPYMFGFGYEEKERTYQIVFLETHTNDYKKQDIKVCSLGGAWTTVLTCEAISAVFPDGICVSSTLCWLACPRFFRGDPRTIFKVKELRIFSYDLKNKTCRYLSMPVGASEVEHTYRFEG is encoded by the coding sequence ATGGAGCGCGATTATGGGGTCTTAGGTGTTTGTAATGGTTTGGTATGCATACAACAAGTACGTGGTTGTTTTGGGAAAGAAAGAGAACTTATAGAATACGGCTTTCATATTCACAATCCAGCCATTCAAGTCATCTCTGAAGATAATCCCCCACATGTTCGTCTTCATTGGGGGGCGAATTATAAGTGTCCGTATATGTTTGGTTTTGGCTACGAGGAAAAGGAGCGTAcctaccaaattgtgtttttggaaaCTCACACAAATGACTATAAGAAACAGGATATAAAAGTTTGCAGTTTAGGGGGCGCTTGGACAACTGTGTTAACATGTGAGGCTATTTCCGCTGTTTTTCCTGATGGTATATGTGTGAGTAGTACTTTATGCTGGTTGGCATGTCCCAGATTCTTTCGTGGTGATCCAAGAACAATCTTTAAAGTGAAGGAGTTAAGGATATTCTCTTATGATCTCAAAAACAAGACATGTAGGTATTTGTCTATGCCTGTTGGCGCCTCAGAAGTGGAACATACTTATCGCTTTGAGGGTTGA
- the LOC114184530 gene encoding uncharacterized protein At2g38710-like yields MRNGPHGFGYNSSRDFEIIGMSEDDDVLLGDMHESDNCVFVFSPLFVTWKKVVNGGDPRLRGCIGTLEARSLINGIKDYALTSALRDRRFPPIQANELPFLECTVSILTDYETAINYLDWEIEKHGIIIEFYDPVYSTRRSATYLPEVAANEGWTKTEAIDSLIRKSGYNGPITDELRMQLQLTRYQSTLFTMHYSEYVSYVKERRSEAPILAAKSPHY; encoded by the exons ATGAGG AATGGTCCTCATGGTTTTGGTTACAACTCTTCACGTGACTTTGAGATCATTGGTATGAGTGAAGACGATGATGTGCTGCTTGGAGACATGCATGAATCAGA CAactgtgtttttgtttttagccCATTGTTTGTTACATGGAAGAAAGTGGTGAATGGAGGAGATCCTCGACTTCGAGGATGCATTGGAACTCTGGAAGCACGCAGCTTGATCAATGGAATCAAAGATTATGCACTGACCAG TGCCCTCAGGGACAGAAGGTTTCCACCCATACAGGCTAACGAGCTGCCGTTTTTGGAGTGTACAGTGTCTATTCTTACTGACTATGAAACTGCTATCAATTATCTAGATTGGGAG ATAGAAAAGCATggtataattattgaattttatgatCCTGTGTATAGCACAAGGCGTAGTGCCACATACCTACCTGAAGTGGCTGCCAATGAAG GTTGGACAAAAACAGAGGCCATTGATTCTTTGATACGTAAATCAGGGTACAATGGTCCTATAACCGATGAACTTAGGATGCAATTACAGCTAACAAGATACCAAAGCACCTTGTTTACCATGCATTATAGTGAATACGTCTCCTATGTGAAGGAGAGAAGAAGTGAAGCTCCTATTCTTGCAGCTAAATCACCTCACTACTAA